The following proteins come from a genomic window of Drosophila sulfurigaster albostrigata strain 15112-1811.04 chromosome X, ASM2355843v2, whole genome shotgun sequence:
- the LOC133847942 gene encoding type II inositol 1,4,5-trisphosphate 5-phosphatase, with amino-acid sequence MERGSNFPNGANAASTMATATATTPTSTTTSTTTATAAVPPKRKTTMELVQQRFKSDEEVQLIFEAYQIIGQEHVEGLLTLVSSSKGGTYALVSFTLLRTPLNVSNDLKINKVYPINKSFQLTKDSKSSITQQQFDLSTDDERPIKYYYHPIKTDIESVDYEEFVAHIYSCKKSMSNAETHEEKVLNFRWLDDYREIGEVKQELKKRESQYIVYRDITIYCATWNVNNRPCWENTSSLQPWLARGENAPHIYAIGLQEFETITKIMMLNSNQLQMYTSQWIRKMMENLHTENGIEYEELMSVRLSGIILAIIVRKQLRPHILRCCIHKVTRGFLNAVGNKGGVGVSLQLNEANLCFINSHLPAHMENIAARNEDYGIIENDMRFEEEGRPFRTISDHDHIFWLGDLNYRIQEPPGYQRPGAMSDASTFEQLLQYDQLRNEMRHDRCFRGYMEGDIKFAPTYKYDVDTDTYDTSEKQRAPAYCDRVLWKGNRIEQLDYNSVMEIRQSDHKPVYAIFKVQIKTRDEVKYKRVQEEVLKAVDKRENDNQPQILASKTVIDFGLVRFNEHSTRDFNVYNNCSQQVDFKFKVKDAPINDICEKWLRVDPCSDSLMIDSERSIQLRMLVDPNSITGLLRKMCMTRGKCDFDILILHVESGRDIFITVTGEYQPCCFGLSMETMCRTNRPICEYRQEEIKELMNDVSPEYRVTMPREFFLLIDYLHKQGDRLRGIFQSYDRRKALSAKFNDVRDWLDTWSEAEFPGTPETAAEALLLLLDLPDQALLEPFVEDLLISKSKSEAMELIALLSPPKRNVFMHLCMFLREGIERHDYELSNVASIFGRILLRSSKCAVTIDYANRCSEFMRRFIYIETSDAIVGGNGHGPSLQT; translated from the exons ATGGAACGCGGGAGCAATTTCCCCAATGGCGCTAATGCGGCCTCGACCATGgccacagctacagcaacaacaccaacatcaaCGACAACATCCACAACTACAGCAACGGCGGCTGTGCCACCgaagagaaaaacaacaatggaACTGGTGCAACAACGTTTCAAGTCGGATGAAGAAGTTCAGTTG ATCTTTGAAGCATATCAAATTATAGGACAGGAGCATGTCGAGGGTCTGCTGACATTGGTTTCATCCTCTAAGGGCGGCACATATGCGCTCGTTTCTTTCACTCTCCTGCGCACACCACTGAATGTGAGCAAcgatttgaaaataaacaaagtatatccgataaataaaagtttcCAATTGACAAAGG ATTCCAAGAGTTCCATAACGCAGCAACAGTTTGATTTGTCAACAGATGACGAAAGAccaatcaaatattattatcaccCCATTAAAACGGACATAGAATCGGTTGATTACGAGGAATTCGTTGCTCATATTTATTCTTGCAAAAAGTCTATGTCGAATGCTGAAACACATGAGGAAAAAGTACTGAACTTTCGGTGGCTCGATGACTATCGTGAAATTGGTGAAGTGAAGCAGGAGCTAAAGAAACGTGAAAGTCAATATATCGTTTACAGAGATATTAC CATTTATTGTGCCACCTGGAATGTGAATAATCGACCATGTTGGGAGAACACCAGCTCACTGCAACCTTGGCTGGCACGAGGCGAAAATGCACCACATATTTATGCCATTGGATTGCAGGAGTTCGAAACAATTACCAAAATCATGATGCTCAATAGCAATCAACTGCAAATGTACACCTCACAATGGAT ACGCAAAATGATGGAGAACCTGCACACTGAGAATGGCATTGAATACGAGGAGTTGATGTCGGTTCGCTTGTCTGGAATCATATTAGCCATCATTGTGCGAAAGCAGCTGCGTCCACACATTCTTCGCTGTTGCATCCACAAGGTGACACGTGGATTCTTGAATGCAGTCGGCAACAAGGGCGGCGTTGGTGTCAGTTTGCAATTGAATGAGGCAAATCTATGCTTCATTAACTCACATCTGCCCGCGCATATGGAGAATATTGCGGCGCGCAACGAAGACTACGGAATTATTGAGAATGACATGCGATTCGAGGAAGAGGGTCGACCATTTCGCACTATCAGCGATCATGA CCACATATTCTGGTTGGGAGATCTCAACTATCGCATACAGGAGCCGCCTGGATATCAGCGCCCGGGGGCGATGAGTGATGCGTCAACCTTTGAGCAACTCTTGCAATACGATCAGTTACGCAATGAGATGCGACATGATCGATGCTTCAGGGGCTACATGGAGGGTGATATCAAATTTGCACCCACATACAAATACGATGTGGATACCGATACGTATGACACGTCCGAAAAGCAACGAGCTCCAGCATATTGTGATCGCGTATTGTGGAAGGGTAACCGCATAGAACAGTTGGACTACAACAGCGTCATGGAGATAAGACAGAGCGATCATAAGCCCGTCTATGCCATATTTAAAGTGCAGATTAAGACACGCGACGAGGTTAAATACAAACGAGTGCAGGAGGAGGTGCTCAAGGCGGTGGATAAGCGTGAAAATGACAATCAACCCCAGATTCTTGCATCAAAGACCGTCATTGATTTTGGTCTTGTACGCTTCAATGAGCACTCAACGCGTGACTTTAATGTCTACAACAATTGTTCGCAACAGGTGGACTTTAAGTTTAAAGTGAAGGATGCACCAATTAATGACATTTGCGAGAAATGGCTGCGAGTGGATCCATGCTCCGATAGTCTAATGATTGACTCGGAACGCAGCATACAGCTACGAATGTTGGTCGATCCAAATTCCATAACGGGACTGCTGCGAAAGATGTGTATGACCAGGGGTAAATGCGATTTTGATATACTCATCTTGCATGTGGAGTCGGGACGCGATATTTTCATCACTGTGACTGGCGAATATCAACCGTGTTGCTTTGGTCTTTCCATGGAGACAATGTGCCGCACGAATCGACCTATTTGCGAATACAGGCAGGAGGAAATCAAGGAACTG ATGAATGATGTGTCGCCTGAATATCGTGTGACGATGCCACGGGAGTTCTTTCTACTCATCGATTATCTGCACAAGCAAGGAGATCGATTGCGGGGCATATTCCAAAGTTACGATCGCCGGAAGGCACTCAGTGCCAAGTTTAATGATGTACGCGATTGGCTCGACACTTGGTCCGAGGCTGAGTTTC ctgGAACACCAGAAACAGCCGCCGAggctttgctgttgctgctcgatTTGCCCGATCAGGCGCTGTTGGAGCCATTTGTAGAAGATCTACTAATCAGTAAGAGCAAATCAGAGGCCATGGAGCTGATAGCGTTGCTCAGTCCGCCGAAGCGTAATGTCTTTATGCATCTCTGCATGTTTCTGCGCGAGGGAATTGAGCGTCACGATTACGAGCTATCTAATGTTG CTTCGATATTCGGACGAATTCTATTGCGCAGCAGTAAATGCGCTGTGACGATAGATTACGCGAATCGTTGCAGTGAGTTTATGCGGCGCTTTATCTACATCGAAACTTCTGATGCAATCGTGGGTGGCAATGGACATGGACCCAGTTTGCAGACATAG
- the LOC133847944 gene encoding translation initiation factor eIF-2B subunit epsilon, with amino-acid sequence MSQFQKEIVQAVLIADNNVWNFKPLSDEGSTALLPLVNVSMLDYALIALNRSGVEEVFVYASLYLQDIRQHIKQGIATFASWSFKMTVHVIGGEGCRCFGDAMRDLDAKALIRGNFILLGADTVTNADLRPVLEQHKRTAKFDKGAASTLIFKEASSSCGRTGNELLIAMDKQSSRLHYHQRLRMHHKEARYQLPLDIFLSNACVTLHHNLLDPQIAIGSPSMLSLFSDNFDFQTRDDFVRGLLINEELLDSRIYVSLLPPAQYAHKVNNWLSYQMVSRDIISRWAYPLVPDMGVYKLQQQYVFYKDNIYKSHSANVSKVALQENVVVQAGSHVACGTTISCSVIGANCRIGKNCQLNNVFLMANVTIEDNCQLRHCVIGPDAVIHERCVIEAGCVLGPKCVLPANTKLANTLVTSSPNTQRSEENETVELDAIGPKAFIVSDVTTGDPDDSDDDEQLLPSTTTLGIPKMCEIQAVANEASDYSYSSDDDDEESRVATPLPDDTNIFLSEVIDSLTRGFREKSKPEFLILEINSSRYAYNMSLKEVNFNVVKAVFGMESIIEPANNNVLVAINAAFKQLGPVVSNYIKSEDAMIDCLKALEDICEENELVREKISQVVHYLYDKDFVSEDAIHAWYEQLDPTEQPTLRQSLAKLVEWLNQSSEEDDDDDDDDDE; translated from the exons atgtcaCAGTTTCAAAAGGAGATCGTGCAAGCGGTACTCATAGCCGACAATAATGTGTGGAACTTTAAACCGCTCTCCGACGAAGGCTCCACG GCGCTGCTACCGTTGGTCAATGTAAGCATGCTGGACTATGCGTTGATTGCCTTGAATCGCAGTGGTGTCGAAGAAGTCTTTGTCTATGCCAGCCTATATCTGCAGGACATACGGCAGCACATCAA ACAGGGCATCGCCACATTTGCATCGTGGTCATTTAAAATGACCGTTCATGTGATAGGCGGCGAGGGATGCCGTTGCTTTGGCGATGCAATGCGTGATCTGGATGCCAAAGCATTGATACGTGGCAATTTCATATTACTGGGCGCCGACACGGTAACCAATGCCGATTTGCGTCCCGTGCTGGAGCAGCACAAGCGCACCGCCAAATTCGATAAGGGCGCTGCGTCCACATTGATCTTCAAGGAGGCGAGCAGCAGTTGCGGTCGTACCGGTAATGAGCTATTGATTGCCATGGACAAGCAGAGTTCGCGTCTCCACTATCATCAGCGTTTGCGGATGCATCACAAGGAGGCACGCTATCAGTTGCCGCTCGACATCTTCCTCAGCAATGCGTGTGTAACGCTGCATCACAATCTGCTCGATCCACAGATTGCCATCGGTTCACCATCGATGCTGTCGCTGTTCAGCGATAACTTTGATTTCCAGACACGTGATGACTTCGTGCGCGGCCTTCTCATCAATGAGGAATTACTCGATAGTCGCATCTATGTGTCGCTATTGCCGCCAGCACAATATGCTCATAAGGTAAACAATTGGCTGTCGTATCAGATGGTTAGTCGCGACATCATCAGTCGCTGGGCATATCCACTGGTGCCAGACATGGGTGTCTataagctgcagcagcagtacGTCTTCTACAAGGATAACATCTATAAGAGTCACTCGGCCAATGTGTCCAAGGTGGCGTTACAGGAGAATGTCGTCGTTCAGGCTGGCAGCCATGTGGCTTGCGGTACCACAATTAGTTGCAGTGTCATCGGTGCCAATTGCCGTATTGGCAAAAACTGTCAGCTCAACAATGTGTTCCTCATGGCCAACGTAACCATCGAGGACAACTGCCAGCTGCGACACTGTGTCATTGGTCCTGATGCCGTCATACATGAGCGTTGTGTCATTGAGGCTGGCTGTGTGCTGGGCCCCAAATGTGTGCTGCCGGCCAACACAAAGCTGGCAAACACACTTGTCACCAGCTCACCAAATACACAGCGTAGCGAAGAGAATGAAACGG TTGAATTGGATGCCATTGGACCAAAAGCCTTTATTGTAAGTGATGTGACAACTGGTGATCCAGACGATTCCGATGACGACGAACAGCTGCTGCCCAGTACCACAACACTAGGCATACCTAAAATGTGTGAGATTCAAGCAGTGGCTAACGAGGCTAGCGATTACAGCTACTCgagcgacgatgacgatgaggaatCTCGCGTAGCGACACCTTTGCCCGATGATACCAACA TCTTCCTGTCGGAAGTTATTGATTCATTGACACGCGGCTTTCGAGAGAAATCGAAACCTGAATTTCTTATACTTGAGATTAATTCGTCACGCTATGCCTACAACATGTCTCTGAAGGAGGTGAATTTCAATGTGGTCAAGGCAGTGTTTGGCATGGAAAGCATAATTGAGCCGGCTAACAATAATGTGCTGGTTGCCATCAATGCTGCATTCAAGCAGCTGGGACCTGTTGTCTCTAACTATATTAAAAGCGAGGATGCCATGATTGATTGCCTAAAGGCATTGGAA GACATTTGTGAGGAGAACGAGTTGGTGCGCGAGAAAATATCACAGGTGGTACATTACCTCTATGACAAGGACTTTGTCTCTGAAGATGCCATTCACGCCTGGTACGAACAGCTGGATCCCACAGAGCAGCCAACATTGAGACAAAGTCTCGCCAAGCTGGTTGAGTGGCTGAACCAATCCAGTGAagaggatgacgatgatgacgacgacgatgatgagtAG